From the Caldivirga sp. genome, the window GACTTAGCTATAAGGTGGATAGCGGAGGGTGCTAGGTCATGCTCCTTCAATAACCCAAGGCCAATAGAGGAATGCCTAGCCAATGAGATAATAGCCGCCTCTAACAATGACCCAGCCAGCTACGCGTTAAGGAGGAGGGATGAAATGGAGAGGGTTGCTGCAACAGCCAGGTAAGGGGATTAAACATAAACTTAAATGCCTAATTAATGCATCCTCCCTGAAATATCCCTATGCATTCCAGAGTGGGGAATAAGCGATCATTGGGGGCACGGTGGTATGTGCAGTGTTGAGCTCCAGAAATGCTTAAATATTCTCTGATGCATGGGTTCATTAATGAGGTATTGGTCAATAAGGGATGAGGATGTGATTGAATTAGTGAGGAGGAAGTATAATGTGGTTATTAGTCCTGATCAAATAGCTAAAGCTAGGGGGCTTGAGTTTAGGATAAGTTGGAAGAAGGCCATTGAGGTTGCCAGGGCTGTAAAATTCCTAACAATAAAACAGGCTGAGGAGTATATGGAGAAGGTTAAGGACTTGGAGGCTCCAGTACCAATTAAGGAATTCACTAAGAAGCAGGCCCACCATAATGTGCCTTGGGACGGTTGGCCCACAGCCAAGTGGCCTGCTAAGGTTGCTGATGCGTTCCTCCAGGTTTTAAGGAACCTTGAGAATAACGCCAGCTATAGGGGTTTAAACGTCGACAACACTGTTATAGTTCATGCCAGCGCCAGTAGGGGTATGAGGATAAGGAATTACATGCCTAGGGCCCTTGGGAGGGCTACACCATGGTTCCAGGATACAGTCAACATAGAGCTCGCTGCAGTGGAGCTCCCCACTGAGCTTGTTCCAAAGA encodes:
- a CDS encoding 50S ribosomal protein L22, coding for MRYWSIRDEDVIELVRRKYNVVISPDQIAKARGLEFRISWKKAIEVARAVKFLTIKQAEEYMEKVKDLEAPVPIKEFTKKQAHHNVPWDGWPTAKWPAKVADAFLQVLRNLENNASYRGLNVDNTVIVHASASRGMRIRNYMPRALGRATPWFQDTVNIELAAVELPTELVPKKFSWARVLKSI